In Nocardia sp. NBC_01327, the genomic stretch ACCACGCCTGGCATTTCGGCGATCTGAGCCTGCGGGTGCCCGGCGGTGAATCCGGCATGGAGGTGCTCGACCGCTACGTCCCGATCCTCGAGCGCCTGCGCGACGACTACCTGACCGACCCGGAAGCCCCCGACGTCATCCTGGTCAGCCACGGCGCCGCCATGCGCCTGATCTCCCGCGAACTAGCGGGTGTCCCAAGACGTTTCGCCGCCAACAACCACCTCGATAACACCGAAACCATCGAACTGGTCCCCACCACCGGTGGCGGCTGGGAATGCACCCGCTGGGGCAGCTACACCCCACCCTTCGGCGAAGACGCCGCCCCCACCGGCGACGACCCCATGGGCTGACGCCGCCCCGCCCGTAGAAATCTGGGCCAGACGCCCCCGGTCATCCGGGCCGCTGTCACGCCCGTCATCCCGACATGCTTTTGGCCGGGATCCGTCGCGACCCACGGACCACTGGTGTGGATCCCGGCCGAAATCGCGCCGGGATGACGAGGGGAAGAGAAGTCGCGCTCGGGTGAACTGGAGCGGTTCAGCCGAGGTGGGGTGTCGGGAACTCTTGCCGCAGGGGTAGTTCCGCGATCAGGTCTTGTAGCGCGGTGCGCAGGCGGGCCGGTGTGCCGGTCGCGAGTGATGTCCACATTGTCCCGTCGTCGGCGCGGCTGGCGGTGGCGAGGAAGCGGCCGTGGCGGGTGTTGAAGACGGCGATGTGGTTGTCCGCGGTGTCGCGGGTGCCGTCGCCGTAGACGACGCCGGTGATCTCGGCGTGTGAGTGCACCTGAACCAGTGCGGCGGCAAGGGTTTTCGCATCGCGGGGCGGATTGCCCACCTGGGCGAGCCGGTGCGCGGTGCCGGTGGAATCCCCGGCCTCGTCGAAGATCGGGGCCAATTCCGCTGTAGGAGCGTTCATTCCGTCGAGGGCGAGGGGTTCGGCAGGCCCGAGCGCGGCCATGAGCGTGCCCGCGAGATCGTGTCCCGCCTCGTCGAGCACATACGACTGCGGCCCGCGCAGCGCGATCACCTCGATCTCGTCGCCCTTGGCCAGGCAGCACCGATTGACCTGCCCGTCCACGTACCAGCGCAGTGCCACGACCCAGTGCGGGCGGTACAGCACGCGCAACCGTTCGGCCAGCTCCGGATGCACCTCGTCACCGTCGAGCAGCTCGCGCTCGGCCAGCGTCGCCGCGGCCGCCGTCATGGCCGCTTCGTGATCGGCGGCATTGTCGTAGCGCCCCATGGCGTTGAGCACCACCGGCAGCTCGTCCAGCGCCAATGCCTCCTGGAGATACTGCATTTCGTCCAGAGACAGCGTGACCGCCCGCAGCACGGACGGCCCCCGGCCCGCGCCGAGCACGGTCACCGATGGTCCTCGTGATCGCCGCCGATAACGGCGGGTGCGATGG encodes the following:
- a CDS encoding ESX secretion-associated protein EspG, with the protein product MTVLGAGRGPSVLRAVTLSLDEMQYLQEALALDELPVVLNAMGRYDNAADHEAAMTAAAATLAERELLDGDEVHPELAERLRVLYRPHWVVALRWYVDGQVNRCCLAKGDEIEVIALRGPQSYVLDEAGHDLAGTLMAALGPAEPLALDGMNAPTAELAPIFDEAGDSTGTAHRLAQVGNPPRDAKTLAAALVQVHSHAEITGVVYGDGTRDTADNHIAVFNTRHGRFLATASRADDGTMWTSLATGTPARLRTALQDLIAELPLRQEFPTPHLG
- a CDS encoding histidine phosphatase family protein, translating into MTGKLILVRHGETEGNVAKLLDTQLPGLPLTERGVAQAKTFGATLITPPQRLFCSEALRARQTGGYIEAATGTPLEVLEGLQEVQVGELEGLNTQAAHEQFQDVYHAWHFGDLSLRVPGGESGMEVLDRYVPILERLRDDYLTDPEAPDVILVSHGAAMRLISRELAGVPRRFAANNHLDNTETIELVPTTGGGWECTRWGSYTPPFGEDAAPTGDDPMG